gtcttttccacttacatctctctctctctctctctctctctctctctctagtgtttcTTCTCAGCAGGATTCCTTTCTTAACAACATTTCAATTTTTCCAAACTCTCTTCTTCacatcatccttcttttctcaacATTCTTGCTTCTACTTTACATACAAAtttaatccttttcttccttattttttcacgtaattctttaaatttacctatctcctttcatctcttattgTAAACACTCTTTGCTTCTTTCGTTCTCTTGTTCCTTATCATACCCTTAGTTTTTCTTCCGTCTTCTAAATttgttactcttccttttcctcacttgTCTTTCCTGCCTAagcactttttttcattctttgtatcGTCAAATAACTATTCTTCTTTCGCTCCTTAGCTCCCTTAttgcctttctttatttctgcaaTCTCTCCTTCCATACAGgcttatatttctttcattcctttatacatttcttctgcttttccttctaagcttcctcctttcttcctttactcattTTCTCTGTACTTGCATTGCTCAAAGGTAGCaattatttcccttcttctctatattcacaaactttcttcttttcactcggTCATCTACTGTGCCTTCTTCAAGATTTTTCCCAGTTGGTTTTGCACATCTACTAAATACTTTCCTACTCCCCCAATCATGcaattcctccatatctccttccCTTGGCCAGAAATAAAActatatcctttcttctttcctgaaCTCACAAACTTTCCCCCTTTTCACTTTTCACCTCCTACTGTGTCTCCTCCAGGCATTTTCCagctcctttatctccttccctgcctAACCCAATTTCTCCATATCTCCTTCCCCcggccttaaaaaaaaaaaaaagctctttCCTTTCTAGACCCACaaactttctattttctctcattcacctTCTGCTGCGTCTCCTCCAGGCAttctataattctctctctctccttttctcctttaccgcacccttccatccttcttatattattattattatcattattattctcattaatattattatttttatgttgtggcctaGAGTGcctatacttgaagagtatgggaagcgctgttcagcttccacccattataAATTTATAAACCAACAAATATTacgttctttcattcatttattcattttttgcagCGTCTTCAGGTTTTCTATAAATCTTCATTACCTACTCTTACTCCCTCATccacttcctctattttttcttccatcaaaAAGGCTTGCACTTCTTTTATTCCTACAGACTCACAAATATCTCCCTTTTTAACTCATCCACCTTCTGATGTGTCGCTTTCAAGATTCCAATATTTAATCCCGTTTATTCCTTGTGTATCCAatttctctatccctctcctGCTCAAAAAACTCTAAaaactctccctttttcttcctcttctaaacccacaaatcttcccttcttcactcaTCCACCTGCTGCTGCGTCTCCTCCAGGCATCCTCCTATATCCTCTAcaaattcatttttcttctcttccttactttccttaatCCAtggctcaagaaaaaaaaaaatcctctttttcttttttaaccatACAAACTTGCTCTTTCACTCATCCACTTTGTGCTGCGTCTCCTTCAGGCATCCTCCAGCTGGCCCTCCTCGCGCAGTGCAACAACATCGCCTCCTCTGTGCTGACAGCGGCCGCCCCCTCGCTCCTGACGCCCAAGATCAAGATTACTGATGAACACGACCACACCTTTTCCTACGTGTCTGACTCCCGCCACGCCTCTAGTGACTTGGGCAAAGGTACGAGacaggaggaaaacacacacacacacacacacacacacacacacacacacacacacacacacacacacacacacacacacacacacagagagagagagagagagagagagagagagagagagagagagagagagagagagagagagagagagagagagagagagagagagagagagagagagagagagaattaatctgATGTCGCGTGGGTGAAAGAAAAGTTAGGAGTTAAAAAGAGTTAAGAAGCGAAGGTACAATTGGAAAGAAAAGATTTGTTACAGGAAAGAGACGAAAGTGAATACAATGTGTGGaactgaacagagagagagagagagagagagagagagagagagagagagagagagagagagagagagagagagagagagagagagagagagagagagagagagagagagagagagagagagagagagagagagagagagagagagagagatagagacttAGGTAAGTGGaaataagtaaggaaaaagagaagaaagaaaggaagaagaaaatgaggaggaggaggaagaggaggaagaggaggaggaggaggaggaggaggaggaggaggaggaggaggaggaggaggaggagaaggaggaggtagatgaaTTCTAGATGGAGActggaaaagataagaaagaaaaaagagagagggggagaggggaaggggaacggGAGAGgagcgaggggagagggaagatgagaggatgAATGCCGTATGATTGGTTTTGAacactacctctccctctctccctctctccctctctctccctccctccatctctctctctctctctcctctcccttttacaaactgatgctcttttttatatatattccctCGTGTCcgatctccctctctctctctctctctctctctctctgatgatgatgatgatgatgatgatgatgatgatgatgccttTGTCtcatcccccctcccctccccagatTCAGCACCCCCATCCCGCCGCACCTCCCTTCGCTCCTCCTCCATTAGCGGGGAGTGCGGGGGCAGCACCTCCGTCCCCTCCACCTCAggtaaggatctctctctctctctctctctctctctctctctctctctctctctctcattataggtatttcttttttttcgtcttgtttgtctttttttcttattttgtgtctgaagcagatagatagatagatagatagatagatagatagatagatagatagatagatagatagatgagtaaATCAATAGACGGACGGATGCaatctttgtgtttttctttccttacattattttcttttttcatgtcatgtctttatttttttctattttctttgtttttctttctgtttaacTCTGCGTGTTTTCAACAATGTTTTGAACCACTAACAGATTCCCTTCtcgctgttttctttttctctgcttcctttTGTAATCTCTTCTCAATTAACAAGTTGCTGATTCCGTCTTAACTGTTTTCTTTTAAGGTTGCATGGGCGGGGGGGCGGTCGGTTGCTGGAGGGGCGGGTGGAGGGGGCGTCGATGAAGTCTTttgttttctcaattttcttttctctctttcttttcttttctcgccaGACGGCAAGTTTGGAGGGTCTGCAACTTTACATACGCCAGTTCTTAAGTTTGCTATTGAAGATTCGAGCAccccccattcctctctctctctctctctctctctctctctctctctctgaagatatATAATGTAACATACGTGCGATgtcagagaaggagaggaataataACTTCATCGTGGATAGCGTTACTtaaacattatttatttatacatctatctgtttatctattaatcATTCAATCTATCTTTGTGTCTAGGTGCATTCTATTCTATTGCTCTGCCTCTATGTAGACTCATCTCCTGGAGGGTCATGTATCGTGAGTCTAGGGCGGTGAGTTAATGATGCGGTTCTTACCATAATGAACATGAAAATCTTCGGTAATCTGAGAAAATGATGAGATATTTCTAAGACCATTTCCTCCACCCATCTCCTCACTCTCTAGCTCTCAACTCCACCCATcccaactcactcactctttcatccTTGCCTCATCTGGCAGGAGCAAGGACACAGGGTCACGTGTCTTCTTGTCAGTCTCTTATCCAGTTATAAAGCTTCCATCCAAACTTTCCTGACTAGACAGTGAGTCAAAGTTCAACTCACGCGCTTCTGGTCTCCTGGGAGTCCTGGCTCATACTGGAACTCATTCAGTCATTCCAGAGCTTGGGTTAGGGTAGGGTGACGAAAGGCCAGGGGGGAGCTGCCAGTATGGTACGAGTTCGATGTGTAAGTGTGAGGGTTGTCTTTATAGGGGTGAAATTCAGGGTAtgaggggtgatggtggtggctgtgatgaTGGAATGGTGAGGGGACAGGGGAAACAGAGACTCATCATATTCTTCCTGCAGGCCTTCGGAACCACGACACGGGCGCGTCTGAcattgaggaagaaaatgaggaccAGGATTCCTTGGTGTCGCCCACGCTGTCGAGGAAGAGCGTGGGCGGCGGGGAGCGGGCGTGCACCTCCCCCAAGCAGCCATCGCCACCGCGCAGCCCCAAGTCGCGGAAGAATAGCACGAAAGGCCGCTCCAACTCACGGGGCTGCGAGGGCGAGCGTTGCGGCGACATCATCATCAAAGTGGAGGACGTGGAGGGCTGCGAGGAGCCGTGCATCGCGGCcagcggcggggcggggcaggcgtGCCCGGACGGGAAGCATGGCTGCGGGGAGGAGccgcaaaggagagagaggtgcaggCGCAGATGCAGGGAACACAGAGACGCAAGGAGGCACGGGAAGGGGGCGTGCACCGAGCGGCCTCCCTCAAGTCAGTGGAGTCACCAATGCGCAGCGCGGCGTTAGATGCGAGGCGTGGCGGGTCCTCCCGACGCAGCAGTGCCTCCGAGACCACTACTCATACTAGTGATTGTGAGTTGCCACGCAGCCCTGTGGACAGCGAGCGCCGTGCGGCGCTACTTGCTGCCGGAGAGGCGCctcctaaaagaaaaaaaagcctcaCGTGGTCTGAGGACACGCCCACGCCGGACGCCTCGGACAAGGAGAGCCGTGGAGTGCCGCCCGAGCTGGAGGAGACAGAGCCCCTGGCCCGGGACAGTCGCCGCCGCGCCAGCAGTTCCAGCCGCCGCAGCAGCCGCAGCAACAGCGAGAAGAAGAAGCTGCGGCACACGCGCTCTTGTGAGCTGGGAGACTCTGCGGCGCGGCGACGAGGCAGCGGCATGTCCACCACCTCCAGCCGCGGTAGCGACCACGTGACGGGTTTCCCGGGGCCCGGCCTCAGTCAGGGCAGGGCGGGGCCCTCCTCACCCTCCAGCGTGCGGCGAGGCAGTAGGCGCAGCGTCaaggacgaggtggaggtggagacacTGCTATCCCGCTCACCCAACGGCCGCCACGACGTGAcgctttcctccattctcaaCCACATCGCCTACGTGAACCAGGCGGCCGCCGCGCCGCGCCTGCCCGCCTCCTTCAAAGACTCCAGGAAGGCTCAGGTGCAACAGGTGAGCGGGGTGGGGGCGCCGGGGGTGCTTGGATGAAAGAAAGGCAGGacgggagaagagggaaagagaggaaaggagataagaataGAATGGTActcggagaggaaaaaaatccgTGTGCGCATGCACacggacgcacgcacacacgcacacactgacactcgggtgcgcgcgcgcacacacacacacacacacacacacacacgtccattcCATTCCCCTCccaacgttttttttcttttccgcgTTCGGCACCcgctccctccactccctccacgcACGGGCCTCTCTAATCTGCAATTTTTCCTCCGCGCTGCCTATCCACCCTTCCTCATgcctttcatcttccctcctctctccctcccttcttccctccacacttTCCTCTgaccctgatctctctctctctctctctctctctctctctctctctctctctctctctcttgtttttgtttattttcttctctcctccttttcttccttgtgtttgtttagaaagtctcttatttttccatctcctcaacctttcatcttcttccttgctgTCCTAACTTCTCCGTTttgtcaccttcctcttccttttcctcttactcaaATGTTACGcatgtttttcttgtctcttctcttccttcctccattacctaactttttctttctttgctttctttttattactctttGCATTTCATtcatacgttttctttcttctaaacATAACTGTCTTTTAAGTAgcgtttgtgtttttccttccttttctgtctacatttgtttttgtctttttttttcatttcttttagtactttcctcttattttttgcttcactatcgtttttctttctttaactttgcctttctttttgctttcctttcctttcttgcgCTTTTCTGCCGtcatttttgctcttctttttccagttttcctacctttttactctcctttattttcttgcacattttttctactttccttttagttttgctcttctttttcatctttccttccttttttgggtttccttttcgttttttcttagcattattatttttagtcgTACTTGCAAAGGGTCTTAGCGAGGAGGACAATAATGGGATGTGACGGGAGGAGGGATAAGGGATACAGGCTCATCTTCCCCcttacttctctccttcagCACGACAGGTGACTCTCTCGATGGGGATAAGGTTGCGGGCCCACAGACTGCCCCCAATCCTTaacgttctttttcttcttctcttcctcttcttcctcttgtttgttctttctccatcttattctcattttttttattctcatttttcgttcttttttttctctctcgttggtttgttatttgttttggttCGTaaatgttttggtgttgtttttgttttcctgtttcgttttcttttgtatatctGTTTGTTCTGTTCCTTATCTTTCTGTTATCTTTGGTTCCTTTTCCCAGTCAAgagcttttcttcctcttcctcctccttcacagtaataataatgataatgataataataatgataataatgataatagtaataataataataataacaataacaacagcacaaacaacaacgaaaaacaataaaaaacaacaacaataactagaaTTTAATATAACATCAGAAACCCTTGCCTTTCATCAAAacctttcaacacacacacacacacacacacacacattattattatcattatttttattattattatcattattattattattattattattattacacacacacacacacacacacacacacacacacacacacacacacacacacacattattattattattattattattattattattacacacacacacacacacacacacacacacacacacacacacacacacacacacattattattattattattattattattattacacacacacacacacacacacacacacacacacacacacacacacacacacacacacacacacacacacacacattattattattattattattattattattattattacacacacacacacacacacacacacacacacacacacacactcgggcgGAGCGAAGACTGTTGGGCGGTCTTCTTACACCCATGCCCCTGTCCACCCAGCAGTGAATGGGTACCGGGTGTCAGTCGAGGGTCGTGCCTCGCCTCCCGGGTGATGGTCTGGCACCTCCGTGCGGAGCTGAAGGGTCGCCGCCCAAGCACCCAGGTCCCCAACCCCCGAGGAAAGGTTCACTCCCAGTACTCACTCGTTGGCCTCACAGCCTCAGCAAGGAAGTctctagaaacacacacacacacacacacacacacacacacacacacactacacacacacacacacacacacacacacacacacacacacacacacacacacacacacacacacacacacacacacacacacacaatacacacacacacacacacacacacacacacacacacacacacacacacacacacacacacacacacacacagaaacacgtaCACGACATAATATTTCCCAACACAAGTCCCTTTTCAATTGAACACTGCAATCATAATATCACTGAAACACAGGACGCAAAACACAATACAGCACAGtgacaaagcaacacaaaacaatacaaaGAACGCTCATATGACAAAAACACCCACATATTGCAAGGACATTATTTACCCTTAAacctaaaaaaacaaaacaaaaaaaaaacaatacaaacagagagagagagagagagagagagagagagagagagagagagagagagagagagagagagagagagagagagagagagaaatcaaaagCACAAgctacaaataaaaacaatactaatCACTCTCAAaactataaaaaggaaaaaaaaaaaaatcttgcgtatataggaaataaaacataatacaaacacacacaaaaaaaaaatatatatatatatatatatatatatatatatatatatatatatatatatatatatatatatatatatatatatatatatatatatataacgataacaattttcacttattttaaaGCGCCAATGAACCAAACACTCCTCTCTATCCATCTACTCAAAATCAATGTACAACCATACAAAACTATCTTCAACTGAGCGTGGCACTTTAAATCCccgaggaaaacaacaacaacaacaacaacaacaacaacaacaacaacaacaacaacaacaacaataacaacaacaacaacaacaacaataacaacagcaataacaagatGATATGCGATACCTGTCCATTTATGCAGTGTGAAAGGTGTATTAATTAGTGCCAGGTTAATTAATCTCTCACCTGTTGCCTCGTCAGGTCTTGGAAGGAACTGAGGAACTAGGGACTGTTGCTTAGCTTAGACTGAGTGAAAGAAGTCGTTTTTatgtgcattctctctctctctctctctctctctctctctctctctctctctctctctctctctctgtgtgtgtgtgtgtgtgtgtgtgtgtgtgtgtgtgtgtgtgtgtgtgtgtgtgtgtgtgtgtgtgtgtgtgtgttataagaaACATAATCCTCAACGTCAGTAATCACGATTATACAAGAATTTATTACTTCAAGTTTTATGaggataggtaaaaaaaaaaaaaaaagcctctaaaaaatagaatgaaagtgGAATGAAATAGCGTCAGTAACCGGGATGTTagttgagtcaatagggagctttaaagaaAAGATTAGACAGATATATGGATGATGATGGGTGACAGGTGGACAGGGACAGGTATCTTTTTTATATGGGGAGagtcacgtgtaggcctgaccaATTCTTATAGATAGATTTCCCTTATTTTCGTAATCAcgtggccaaaaaaaaaaaaaaaaaaaaaaaaatcctgattcATTATTGCATACAAATATCGCCTTTCAAAATACTTAGACTAAAGATCTATTTGAGTGCTAACATGAGCCAATGAAGTAAACGAAAACGAAGTCAAATTGAAATTTACTACGTTGACATAGTTGAAATAGAAAGGACTTCGTTACCCGGGTGGATATAAATATACGTCCATGAAGAGGTTTGTTAGTATTTTGTTAGGGGTAATTGTTGTGGTGCcctgtgtcagagagagagagagagagagagagagagagagagagagagagagagagagagagagagagagagagagagagagagaatgtctggtcgcacacacacacacacacacacacacacaccgcgtagtgtagtggttagcacgctcgactcacaatcgagagggcagggttcgagtcccggtaagcggcgaggcaaatgggcaagcctcttaatgtgtggcccctgtttacctagcagtaaataggtacgggatgtaactcgaggggttgtgtcctcgctttcccggtgtgtggagtgtgttgatgtggtcccagtcctacccgaagatcggtctatgagctctgagctcgctccgtaatggggaacactggctgggtaaccagcagacaaccgaggtgaattacacacacacacacacacacacacacacacacacacacactgctgcagAAGGTAGCACACTGAACATGATAATCAAATGCTGCCACTGATATTAGATTGAGTAGGCGCTGAGGGAAGATGAATTAAATAAACCAAATGtctgttcccctctctctctctctctctctctctctctctctctctctctctatctttctatctttaaccAACCCACTATAACctgccttctccttcctttccttcactacctaccatcattactaaccttctccctgcctctcctttaGGTACTGCTGGTGACCTACGTGACAGCTGTATTCGGCACCGTCCTGTCCCTGGCTCTGGTCTACGATTTGTACCGCCACTTCATCTCCCTGCCTAAGCTGCCTCGCCCAGCCTGGCTTTGGTTCTTTTACGAGTCAAGTTGTCGCTTTCTTGAATTCCTAATGGGATGTGCAATGGCTAATATCACTCGCCAGCCCGTGAACAGACATCCTCAGTACCCGTACTCCCTCCGTATCAAGCAGAGGAACTCCATCTATATGTGAGGGTGTGCAAGTGTGTGGAGGCGACGACCGTTTCCTAGAGTTACCCATGAAAGTGTCAGTGAACCGGGTTCGTTTTCTGTATATAGAATGTTTGTGTACAGTCTTGTCTAGCGCTGGGAGGACTCCGGGAAGGCTTCTGACGGTGTTGATGTTAAGATGTGAGCCTGGcggtactggagagagagagagagagagagagagagagagagagagagagagagaggtggcacgcgcgtacagacacacacacacacacacacacacacacacacacacacctatgtaCATGCAAAGCACACAAAATACGCGCATAACACGGAGGTGaatgtgagagaggaaaatatagataagaatgGTGAATGAtgatatgaaggaggagaagaagaagaagaagaagaagaagaagaagaagaagaaaacaacaataacaacaacaagtacaacTAAACAATCAGGAGGACTTTAAAACATAATTAATAAACAACAGGTTAATTTTCAATGTGGAAATCGAAGGAAAGATGTGTTAATACTTGAGTGAGTGCgtacatgcgtgtgtgtgtgtctctctctctctctctctctctctctctctctctctctctctctctctctctctctctctctcttctggtgtTTTGATGTTGACCTGCgaacctctttctttcttagcttCAGCTTATCTAAAGGATATTTTCAATCAGTTCATTTTGTATAATACTTGACGATAATTTTACTTGTATTcggtgtgtgtgaggggcgggaggggagggaggagggtgggcctgggagggaggggaggagaggaagggaagggtacaTGGGTGGgaataaagaggggaagaaaataatggaagatgtTCAATGTGATAATGTGCGTTGGATAAATCTGTGATGCctacatgaatctctctctctctctctctctctctctctctctctctgtaaatatacaacaaaaaatCCACTCAATGTATTTTTGTAGTTCTATGTTTGTACATACACGTGTGTGCCTGGATGTTAcctcgtgtgtatgtacgtgtgtatgtatgcatgtatgtatacacGTGTACAAGTagctctgtgtgcgtgt
The window above is part of the Portunus trituberculatus isolate SZX2019 chromosome 31, ASM1759143v1, whole genome shotgun sequence genome. Proteins encoded here:
- the LOC123511300 gene encoding LOW QUALITY PROTEIN: uncharacterized protein LOC123511300 (The sequence of the model RefSeq protein was modified relative to this genomic sequence to represent the inferred CDS: deleted 2 bases in 1 codon), whose product is MDGNTTCDPGINTTLCQDDTAAGENATRTGVYTGGSGGGGGVGSGGAGVGGGGRTGEGQDWLLVRQELQWAFPVHIYLFACLFFMLAFYTFFSILNLRSQISNRPFMSTINVFLCVLGVTRAACFLIDPYTSGQVMPSFLGSLMWDVGYPCILSAFGLIQLAFSQLTQVKFRPETLRRKSALSLVITTHFALVLGSDIVTAFESHLQMVRWVVQTVFLSWGLVLCVTFLYGGARILRLLRTIPHSAFQGSETTANNSKGILQLALLAQCNNIASSVLTAAAPSLLTPKIKITDEHDHTFSYVSDSRHASSDLGKDSAPPSRRTSLRSSSISGECGGSTSVPSTSGLRNHDTGASDIEEENEDQDSLVSPTLSRKSVGGGERACTSPKQPSPPRSPKSRKNSTKGRSNSRGCEGERCGDIIIKVEDVEGCEEPCIAASGGAGQACPDGKHGCGEEPQRRERCRRRCREHRDARRREGGVHRAASLKSVESPMRSAALDARRGGSSRRSSASETTTHTSDCELPRSPVDSERRAALLAAGEAPPKRKKSLTWSEDTPTPDASDKESRGVPPELEETEPLARDSRRRASSSSRRSSRSNSEKKKLRHTRSCELGDSAARRRGSGMSTTSSRGSDHVTGFPGPGLSQGRAGPSSPSSVRRGSRRSVKDEVEVETLLSRSPNGRHDVTLSSILNHIAYVNQAAAAPRLPASFKDSRKAQVQQVLLVTYVTAVFGTVLSLALVYDLYRHFISLPKLPRPAWLWFFYESSCRFLEFLMGCAMANITRQPVNRHPQYPYSLRIKQRNSIYM